In a single window of the Nicotiana tomentosiformis chromosome 8, ASM39032v3, whole genome shotgun sequence genome:
- the LOC104088146 gene encoding peptidyl-prolyl cis-trans isomerase FKBP20-2, chloroplastic isoform X2 has protein sequence MVPNSSFLLSKISFPYTLSACHTTHRQKSMFQCCSAVTLQDKRVREQKVNILHYEDNMKRRSLLFFLITSGISPALPAYGKTKSKNPYDERRLLEQNKRIQRENNAPEEFPSFIREGFEVKVVTSDNYVKRDSGLILWDIAVGEGDCPKDGQQVTFHYIGYNESGRRIDSTYLQNAPAKIRMGTNALVPGFEEGIRDMRPGGRRRIIIPPELGPPVGPSTFFSSKQFEVFDVELLGIQDCKRRTIAGFYSDVVCN, from the exons ATGGTGCCGAACTCTTCGTTTCTCCTCTCCAAGATTTCTTTTCCAT ATACTCTTTCAGCTTGTCACACAACTCACAGACAGAAGTCCATGTTCCAGTGCTGCTCAGCTGTCACATTACAAGATAAAAG GGTTAGGGAACAAAAAGTAAATATATTGCATTATGAGGACAATATGAAGCGCAGATCTCTCCTGTTTTTTCTGATTACATCTGGCATATCTCCCGCTCTCCCAGCTTATGGGAAAACAAAGAGCAAAAACCCATATGATGAAAGACGCTTGCTAGAGCAAAACAAACGGATCCAAAGAGAAAATAATGCCCCTGAAGAGTTCCCCAGTTTCATCAGAGAAG GTTTTGAAGTTAAAGTAGTAACGTCCGATAACTATGTAAAGCGTGACTCAGGTCTTATATTGTGGGATATTGCTGTTGGTGAAGGTGATTGCCCAAAGGATGGCCAACAG GTGACTTTCCACTATATTGGTTATAACGAGTCTGGACGTCGTATAGACAGTACATACCTACAAAATGCTCCTGCAAAGATTCGGATGGGCACTAACGCATTGGTCCCAG GTTTTGAGGAAGGAATTAGAGACATGAGACCTGGCGGGAGGAGGAGGATTATAATACCTCCAGAACTAGGACCGCCG GTTGGGCCTTCAACGTTTTTTAGCTCAAAACAGTTTGAAGTATTTGACGTGGAACTGCTAGGCATTCAAGACTGCAAACGGAGGACAATAGCAGGCTTCTACTCTGATGTTGTCTGCAATTAA
- the LOC104088146 gene encoding peptidyl-prolyl cis-trans isomerase FKBP20-2, chloroplastic isoform X1 gives MVPNSSFLLSKISFPYTLSACHTTHRQKSMFQCCSAVTLQDKRVREQKVNILHYEDNMKRRSLLFFLITSGISPALPAYGKTKSKNPYDERRLLEQNKRIQRENNAPEEFPSFIREGFEVKVVTSDNYVKRDSGLILWDIAVGEGDCPKDGQQVTFHYIGYNESGRRIDSTYLQNAPAKIRMGTNALVPGFEEGIRDMRPGGRRRIIIPPELGPPVEAHQKCPAAMVWGESLKRRTPSNSGRTPGRLRLGLQRFLAQNSLKYLTWNC, from the exons ATGGTGCCGAACTCTTCGTTTCTCCTCTCCAAGATTTCTTTTCCAT ATACTCTTTCAGCTTGTCACACAACTCACAGACAGAAGTCCATGTTCCAGTGCTGCTCAGCTGTCACATTACAAGATAAAAG GGTTAGGGAACAAAAAGTAAATATATTGCATTATGAGGACAATATGAAGCGCAGATCTCTCCTGTTTTTTCTGATTACATCTGGCATATCTCCCGCTCTCCCAGCTTATGGGAAAACAAAGAGCAAAAACCCATATGATGAAAGACGCTTGCTAGAGCAAAACAAACGGATCCAAAGAGAAAATAATGCCCCTGAAGAGTTCCCCAGTTTCATCAGAGAAG GTTTTGAAGTTAAAGTAGTAACGTCCGATAACTATGTAAAGCGTGACTCAGGTCTTATATTGTGGGATATTGCTGTTGGTGAAGGTGATTGCCCAAAGGATGGCCAACAG GTGACTTTCCACTATATTGGTTATAACGAGTCTGGACGTCGTATAGACAGTACATACCTACAAAATGCTCCTGCAAAGATTCGGATGGGCACTAACGCATTGGTCCCAG GTTTTGAGGAAGGAATTAGAGACATGAGACCTGGCGGGAGGAGGAGGATTATAATACCTCCAGAACTAGGACCGCCG GTCGAGGCACACCAAAAATGCCCCgcggcgatggtgtggggcgaaagtctcaagaggcgtacgcccagcaattcggggcgtacgcccgggcgtttgaG GTTGGGCCTTCAACGTTTTTTAGCTCAAAACAGTTTGAAGTATTTGACGTGGAACTGCTAG